A section of the Brachyhypopomus gauderio isolate BG-103 chromosome 13, BGAUD_0.2, whole genome shotgun sequence genome encodes:
- the olfm3a gene encoding noelin-3a isoform X1: protein MRSLFGILCPLFSLVVFGLYPSMTIGPKEGWQVYSSAQDADGRCICTVVAPEQNLCSRDAKSKQLRQLLEKVQNMSQSIEVLNLRTQRDFQYVMKMENQMKGLRSKFRQIEEDRKTLMARNFKELKDRMDELQPLIPVLEQYKTDAKLISQFKEEIRNLSSVLTGIQEELGAYDYEQLYQRVISLDSRLRNCMNKLTCGKLMKITGPVTVKTSGTRFGAWMTDPMASPRNNRVWYMDTYTNSKVVREYKSIADFVSGLESRTYYLPFKWAGTNHVVYNGSLYYNKEQSNIIVKYSFETGRVLAQRALEYAGFHNVYPYTWGGFSDIDLMADELGLWAVYATNQNAGNIVISQLEPQTLEVLHTWNTEYSKRNAGESFMICGTLYITNSHLTGAKVYYSYNTKTSTYEYTDIPFHNQYFHISMLDYNARERALYAWNNGHQVIFNVTLYHVIKTEDDS from the exons acgaTCGGGCCGAAGGAGGGTTGGCAGGTGTACAGCTCAGCCCAGGATGCAGACGGCCGATGTATCTGCACTGTGGTGGCACCCGAGCAGAACCTCTGTTCCAGAGACGCCAAGAGCAAACAGCTGCGACAGCTACTGGAGAAG GTGCAAAACATGTCGCAGTCCATCGAGGTACTGAACCTGCGCACACAGAGGGACTTCCAGTACGTCATGAAGATGGAGAACCAGATGAAGGGACTCAGGAGCAAGTTCAGACAGATCGAGGAGGACCGCAAAACCCTCATGGCTAGGAACTTCAAG gaaCTGAAGGACAGAATGGATGAGCTGCAGCCCCTGATCCCTGTGTTGGAGCAGTACAAAACAGACGCTAAGCTGATCTCCCAGTTCAAAGAGGAGATCCGGAATCTGTCGTCCGTGCTCACAgggatccaggaggagctgggtGCCTACGATTACGAGCAGCTCTACCAAAGAGTCATCAGCCTCGACAGTCGTCTCCGCAACTGCATGAACAAGCTCA CGTGTGGGAAATTAATGAAAATCACAGGACCCGTGACTGTAAAGACATCAGGGACCCGGTTTGGCGCATGGATGACTGATCCAATGGCATCTCCAAGAAACAATAGA GTGTGGTACATGGACACCTACACCAACAGCAAGGTGGTGCGTGAATATAAGTCCATTGCGGACTTTGTCTCTGGCTTGGAGTCGCGAACCTATTACCTGCCCTTTAAGTGGGCAGGAACCAACCATGTGGTATACAACGGCTCACTGTATTACAACAAAGAGCAGAGCAACATTATCGTCAAGTACAGCTTCGAGACGGGCCGGGTTCTGGCCCAGAGGGCACTTGAATATGCTGGCTTCCACAACGTTTACCCCTACACCTGGGGTGGCTTCTCCGACATCGACCTGATGGCCGACGAGCTGGGCCTCTGGGCGGTCTACGCCACCAATCAGAACGCAGGGAACATCGTGATCAGCCAACTGGAGCCCCAGACCCTGGAGGTGCTGCACACGTGGAACACGGAGTACTCCAAACGCAACGCCGGCGAGTCCTTCATGATCTGCGGCACGCTCTACATCACCAACTCCCACCTGACCGGAGCCAAGGTCTACTACTCCTACAACACCAAGACCTCCACCTACGAGTACACAGACATCCCCTTCCACAACCAGTACTTTCACATCTCCATGCTCGACTACAACGCCAGAGAGCGGGCGTTGTACGCCTGGAACAACGGTCACCAGGTCATTTTCAATGTCACGCTGTACCACGTCATCAAAACAGAGGACGACTCGTAA
- the olfm3a gene encoding noelin-3a isoform X2 — MSQSIEVLNLRTQRDFQYVMKMENQMKGLRSKFRQIEEDRKTLMARNFKELKDRMDELQPLIPVLEQYKTDAKLISQFKEEIRNLSSVLTGIQEELGAYDYEQLYQRVISLDSRLRNCMNKLTCGKLMKITGPVTVKTSGTRFGAWMTDPMASPRNNRVWYMDTYTNSKVVREYKSIADFVSGLESRTYYLPFKWAGTNHVVYNGSLYYNKEQSNIIVKYSFETGRVLAQRALEYAGFHNVYPYTWGGFSDIDLMADELGLWAVYATNQNAGNIVISQLEPQTLEVLHTWNTEYSKRNAGESFMICGTLYITNSHLTGAKVYYSYNTKTSTYEYTDIPFHNQYFHISMLDYNARERALYAWNNGHQVIFNVTLYHVIKTEDDS, encoded by the exons ATGTCGCAGTCCATCGAGGTACTGAACCTGCGCACACAGAGGGACTTCCAGTACGTCATGAAGATGGAGAACCAGATGAAGGGACTCAGGAGCAAGTTCAGACAGATCGAGGAGGACCGCAAAACCCTCATGGCTAGGAACTTCAAG gaaCTGAAGGACAGAATGGATGAGCTGCAGCCCCTGATCCCTGTGTTGGAGCAGTACAAAACAGACGCTAAGCTGATCTCCCAGTTCAAAGAGGAGATCCGGAATCTGTCGTCCGTGCTCACAgggatccaggaggagctgggtGCCTACGATTACGAGCAGCTCTACCAAAGAGTCATCAGCCTCGACAGTCGTCTCCGCAACTGCATGAACAAGCTCA CGTGTGGGAAATTAATGAAAATCACAGGACCCGTGACTGTAAAGACATCAGGGACCCGGTTTGGCGCATGGATGACTGATCCAATGGCATCTCCAAGAAACAATAGA GTGTGGTACATGGACACCTACACCAACAGCAAGGTGGTGCGTGAATATAAGTCCATTGCGGACTTTGTCTCTGGCTTGGAGTCGCGAACCTATTACCTGCCCTTTAAGTGGGCAGGAACCAACCATGTGGTATACAACGGCTCACTGTATTACAACAAAGAGCAGAGCAACATTATCGTCAAGTACAGCTTCGAGACGGGCCGGGTTCTGGCCCAGAGGGCACTTGAATATGCTGGCTTCCACAACGTTTACCCCTACACCTGGGGTGGCTTCTCCGACATCGACCTGATGGCCGACGAGCTGGGCCTCTGGGCGGTCTACGCCACCAATCAGAACGCAGGGAACATCGTGATCAGCCAACTGGAGCCCCAGACCCTGGAGGTGCTGCACACGTGGAACACGGAGTACTCCAAACGCAACGCCGGCGAGTCCTTCATGATCTGCGGCACGCTCTACATCACCAACTCCCACCTGACCGGAGCCAAGGTCTACTACTCCTACAACACCAAGACCTCCACCTACGAGTACACAGACATCCCCTTCCACAACCAGTACTTTCACATCTCCATGCTCGACTACAACGCCAGAGAGCGGGCGTTGTACGCCTGGAACAACGGTCACCAGGTCATTTTCAATGTCACGCTGTACCACGTCATCAAAACAGAGGACGACTCGTAA